The Brassica rapa cultivar Chiifu-401-42 unplaced genomic scaffold, CAAS_Brap_v3.01 Scaffold0716, whole genome shotgun sequence genome window below encodes:
- the LOC117130843 gene encoding uncharacterized protein LOC117130843 has translation MAGDQKGKITKEERLLLKSMNAQMQQMLDTNMGEFRKELRQKFLQQTDDLRQQNKNRMDKQKLEPRPPDSVPNESSKHKWYKEEEAGRGQQSYKQPAHTSSRPHQASRTPKSNIHSSYNQIVTKPQLYVFTGEGDYLKWERTMEKWLCYNKILKREALAYVMSQLKGNVFKWLLQEEDDRRYYKEPAITTWEDLKLLLGKKYASKGHTSLKSPKKKVISATDFKSEKSETKMADYEKEISSLVKEILKTSKHLDKQKKLPKNQEPVATVSELNDAEPDSAAPIQEAQTKTSMGKGKFEKEQEFSLFLPHSESNFDNSFNELTCLGPVQPSRIVSVSQVAKEDSAEKEPESTTQEEQQKNLQTKSAHESLSYDLQEHCKEFNMVASVPRMFVKVSTEDIKRFGLDKVKDFCVSKSVFDNMFKSFKEIKPEIIFDQKRFQNQNNNICGHILSFDHFLKHVKSFDHFEKVLELELKQSDFCLKPCDSFARTEERSFVTNFHVHKLILDNSCVSAYVLNEPKKLQEPKLHQSDFRFKFVKSAKFTKFELDCLCAENDSKHVGWFFDDILVYNTFFDKPAAQLKLDITNSECVNLNLNDIWVCSIFFDMHHRWRNHAVLCFGDILVYNTFFDMITHLTCPKRAEKCTGKKRGYTDESLAKLEMQQSNLGSCLAANFDIGAVRGSYLSNQKELSNKLNCNGNYTHQGLTSNWNHVQSFSNERVMGSTRRVILCLLCLNFSEYRTSQSYIWRPGEHAKVTNHVFKSSFIDYTDMMHLFLSKESCADYMEALKHAKTKNKREEDKRFKPPDLSQERHQDVTCFILIKEAPPDATYKPKPRKYNFGIRILLYDDFACVNLSCFKVSGLSNASGVRKAKWISPFYLIEPVSDNAYQRGLQGNTDLRTNLFEVGGDDVIMESTKEWNHEPDHGELVAVEEPTLEECLSRNKASIIRDNLIYIQATLHSS, from the exons ATGGCAGGAGATCAGAAAGGAAAAATCACTAAGGAAGAAAGGCTGTTACTTAAATCTATGAATGCTCAAATGCAGCAGATGTTGGATACCAACATGGGTGAATTTCGAAAGGAGCTTAGACAAAAGTTTCTGCAGCAAACTGATGATCTTAGGCagcaaaataaaaacagaatGGACAAACAAAAGCTTGAGCCTAGACCACCAGATTCTGTTCCAAACGAATCAAGCAAGCATAAGTGGTATAAGGAAGAGGAAGCAGGACGTGGCCAACAGTCTTACAAACAGCCAGCCCACACTTCGAGCAGACCACATCAAGCTTCTCGCACTCCTAAATCAAATATTCATTCTTCTTACAATCAAATTGTCACTAAGCCTCAACTTTATGTTTTTACAGGGGAAGGTGATTATTTAAAGTGGGAAAGAACAATGGAGAAGTGGCTTTGCTACAACAAAATCCTGAAGAGAGAAGCATTGGCTTATGTGATGTCTCAGCTCAAAGGAAACGTTTTTAAGTGGTTgttgcaagaagaagatgatcgcAGGTACTACAAGGAACCAGCTATCACCACTTGGGAAGATCTGAAGTTGCTACTAGGGAAGAAGTATGCATCCAAAGGCCACACTTCTCTGAAATCTCCAAAGAAGAAAGTCATATCCGCAACAGACTTCAAAAGTGAAAAATCAGAAACCAAGATGGCTGATTATGAGAAAGAAATCAGCAGCCTTGTTAAGGAGATTCTTAAGACCAGCAAGCACTTagacaagcagaagaagctccCAAAGAATCAAGAACCAGTTGCTACTGTCTCAGAACTCAATGATGCAGAACCAGACTCAGCTGCCCCAATTCAAGAAGCTCAAACCAAAACATCTATGGGAAAAGGAAAGTTTGAGAAAGAACAAGAGTTTTCTCTGTTCTTACCTCACTCTGaatctaattttgataattcctTTAATGAACTAACTTGTCTTGGACCGGTGCAACCGAGTAGAATTGTTTCAGTGTCACAGGTTGCAAAAGAAGACTCAGCAGAAAAAGAACCAGAGAGTACAACACAAGAAGAACAACAGAAAAACTTGCAGACAAAATCAGCTCATGAATCTTTGTCTTATGATCTGCAAGAGCACTGTAAGGAGTTTAATATGGTTGCTTCTGTGCCTAGAATGTTTGTTAAAGTGAGTACTGAAGACATAAAACGTTTTGGTCTTGATAAAGTAaaagatttttgtgtttcaaaatctgtttttgataacatgtttaaatcttttaaaGAAATTAAACCAGAAATCATCTTTGatcaaaaacgttttcaaaatcaaaataataacatttgTGGTCATATTCtgagttttgatcattttctgaaacatgtcaaaagttttgatcattttgaaaaggTTTTAGAGCTTGAATTGAAACAATCTGATTTCTGTTTGAAACCTTGTGATTCATTTGCTAGAACTGAAGAAAGGAGTTTTGTTACGAACTTCCATGTGCATAAACTGATCCTTGATAATTCTTGTGTTTCTGCTTATGTATTGAATGAACCTAAGAAGTTGCAGGAACCGAAATTGCATCAATctgattttagatttaaatttgtgaaatctGCAAAGTTCACTAAGTTTGAGCTTGATTGTTTGTGTGCTGAAAATGATTCTAAACATGTAGGTTGGTTCTTTGATGATATTCTAGTGTATAACACTTTCTTTGATAAACCTGCTGCACAATTGAAACTAGATATCACTAATTCTGAATGTGTGAACTTGAACCTTAATGATATCTGGGTCTGCAGTATTTTCTTTGATATGCATCATAGATGGAGGAATCATGCTGTTTTGTGCTTTGGAGACATTCTGGTCTACAACACTTTCTTTGACATGATAACACACTTGACTTGTCCAAAAAGAGCTGAGAAGTGTACAGGTAAAAAGAGGGGCTATACTGATGAGTCCTTGGCTAAGCTGGAGATGCAACAATCAAATCTTGGAAGCTGTCTAGCCGCCAACTTTGACATAGGAGCAGTCCGAGGATCATATCTCAGCAACCAGAAGGAATTAAGCAACAAACTCAACTGCAATGGAAACTACACTCATCAGGGTCTCACGTCGAACTGGAATCATGTCCAAAGCTTCTCAAATGAAAGAGTTATGGGTTCTACAAGACGGGTGATTCTGTGTTtgctttgtttgaatttttctgagtatagaacatctcaatcctatatatggcgaccaggtgagcatgctaaggtaaccaatcatgttttcaagagttcctttattgattacacagatatgatgcacttgtttttgtcaaaagagtcatgtgcagattatatggaagctttgaagcatgcaaagacaaagaacaagcgtgaggaagacaaacgtttcaagccgcctgatctaagccaggagagacatcaggacgtcacttgcttcatcctcatcaaagaagcacctccagatgcaacatacaagccaaaaccgagaaaatatAACTTTGGGATAAGAATCTTACTCTATGATGATTTTGCTTGtgttaacttgtcttgtttcaaAGTATCAGGTTTAAGTAATGCCTCAGGAGTGAGGAAAGCCAAATGGATCAGTCCCTTCTACCTAATAGAACCAGTCAGCGACAATGCCTATCAAAGAGGCTTGCAAG GtaacacagatttgaggacaaatctttttgaagtgggaggggatgatgtgatcatggaaagcaccaaggaatGGAATCATGAACCTGATCATGGAGAACTTGTAGCTGTGGAAGAACCTACACTTGAAGAATGTTTGAGCCGAAATAAAGCTTCTATCATCAGAGACAACTTGATCTACATTCAAGCTACTCTAcactcaagctga